The following is a genomic window from Rhodomicrobium lacus.
TGCGGTCTGGCGAGTGCCGCCGCCGCCGACCTGACGATCGTCATCGACGGGCTTCGGTCCGACAGGGGCGAGGTCAAGCTCTGCGTTTTCTCGGCCGAGACATCCAACAAGGCCGTTTTTCCCGATTGTGTCACGGGGCGGCCGGTGAAGCAGGGCAGCGCCATCATTCGCGGCGGCAGGGTCGTGGTGACGTACAGCGGCCTAAAGCCGGGCGTCTACGCGGTGGCGTCCATTCACGATGAGAACGGCGACGGCAAGCTCGACACCAATATTGTCGGCATCCCGACCGAGGGCATCGGCGTTTCTAACAACCCGATGCTCTACGGCAAGCCGGAATTCGCCAAAAGCGCCTTTGAAATCGCGGGCGACACGCGCGTCGCAATCACCGCAAAATATTTCTTCTAATTGAGCAATTCGACATTTGAGACCTGGTTGCTGCTGCTTTCGCTCAAATGTCGAATTCAAAAGCTCCACCGGTTGCCAGGGTTCTTTCGATTCCGACATTTGCTCGCCAGCGTGCTGCAAACGGATGCAAACGTCGGAATTCCACCAGGCGCATCCGCATTGATCGACTCAATCGGCGGGCAGCACCGTCAGACGCCACGCCCTGAAACCGCGCGG
Proteins encoded in this region:
- a CDS encoding DUF2141 domain-containing protein; protein product: MSVRILPAAVAAFFGCGLASAAAADLTIVIDGLRSDRGEVKLCVFSAETSNKAVFPDCVTGRPVKQGSAIIRGGRVVVTYSGLKPGVYAVASIHDENGDGKLDTNIVGIPTEGIGVSNNPMLYGKPEFAKSAFEIAGDTRVAITAKYFF